One window of the Sebastes umbrosus isolate fSebUmb1 chromosome 1, fSebUmb1.pri, whole genome shotgun sequence genome contains the following:
- the pcsk1 gene encoding neuroendocrine convertase 1, translating into MEMRCHPAVMCCVFAVLFSVVPGSLELSYGDRQYLNEWAVEIPGGLDAAEAIARELDYNLVRQIGALEDHFLFKHRNHPSRMKRSASHITRRLSEDDRVLWAEQQYEKRRNKRASLGGCRDCPVDKLFDDPMWNQQWYLQDTRTSSSLPKLDLHVIPVWQKGITGKGVVITVLDDGLEWNHTDIYSNYDAAASFDFNDNDPDPFPRYDSTNENKHGTRCAGEIAMQADNNKCGVGVAYNSKVGGIRMLDGIVTDAIEASSIGFNPNHVDIYSASWGPNDDGKTVEGPGRLAQKAFEYGIQKGRGGKGSIFVWASGNGGRQGDNCDCDGYTDSIYTISISSASQQGLSPWYAEKCSSTLATAYSSGDYTDQRITSADLHDECTQTHTGTSASAPLAAGIFALALEQNPDLNWRDLQHIVVWTSEFDPLANNPGWKRNGAGLMVNSRFGFGLLNAKALVDLADPATWKHVPEKKQCIVRDDSFQPRELKAAGEITIEIPTKACAGQENAVRSLEHVQVEASIEYTRRGDLHITLTSPAGTSTVLLAERERDTSSNGFRNWDFMSVHTWGEDPAGTWTLKITDTSGRLQNEGRILNWKLILHGTSEKPDHLKKPRVYIPYNAVQNDRRGVEHMDDMLEEPTQAYPPPKTETAHASLPSNPEKEPKKLSNPPYSPSLALLRLLQTAFNRQTPVLQPPQSASKASSAWRKQQQPDRSLSSPATRLPPQRLYQALDMINRYRGPEDSVYSDYSDGFYSTKPYRHRDDRLLQALFEMIDDDRQ; encoded by the exons ATGGAAATGAGATGTCATCCAGCGGTGATGTGTTGTGTCTTCGCCGTCCTCTTCTCCGTGGTACCCGGGTCTCTGGAGCTCTCCTACGGGGACAGACAGTACCTGAACGAGTGGGCTGTGGAGATCCCCGGAGGACTGGACGCTGCGGAGGCGATAGCCAGAGAGCTGGACTACAATCTGGTCCGACAG ATCGGGGCCCTGGAAGACCATTTCTTGTTCAAACACCGCAATCATCCTAGCAGAATGAAACGGAGCGCCAGCCACATCACCAGGCGGCTGTCGGAGGACGATAGG gtgcttTGGGCAGAGCAGCAGTACGAGAAACGTCGCAACAAACGAGCATCCCTCGGGGGCTGCAGGGACTGCCCGGTGGATAAGCTGTTCGATGATCCCATGTGGAACCAGCAGTGGTACCTG CAAGACACGCGGACATCTTCCTCGCTGCCAAAGCTCGACCTGCATGTGATCCCCGTGTGGCAGAAAGGCATCACGGGGAAAGGAGTGGTCATCACCGTCCTGGATGACGGCCTGGAGTGGAACCACACAGACATCTACTCCAACTAC gatGCAGCAGCCAGCTTCGACTTCAATGACAACGACCCCGACCCTTTCCCCAGATATGACTCCACCAATGAAAACAA ACATGGGACCAGATGTGCTGGGGAGATCGCTATGCAGGCTGACAACAATAAATGTGGTGTTGGAGTCGCATACAACTCCAAGGTTGGAG gcATTCGTATGCTGGATGGGATTGTGACTGATGCCATCGAGGCCAGCTCTATTGGGTTCAATCCCAACCATGTGGACATCTACAGCGCCAGCTGGGGGCCCAACGACGATGGCAAGACCGTGGAGGGCCCCGGCCGCCTGGCCCAGAAGGCTTTTGAATACGGTATCCAGAAG GGCCGTGGCGGGAAAGGCTCTATCTTTGTTTGGGCATCAGGTAACGGTGGGCGCCAAGGTGATAACTGTGACTGCGACGGTTACACCGACAGCATCTACACCATCTCAATCAGCAGCGCCTCCCAGCAGGGCCTGTCCCCGTGGTACGCCGAGAAGTGCTCCTCCACTCTGGCTACAGCGTACAGCAGCGGAGACTACACCGACCAGAGGATT ACGAGTGCTGACCTGCACGACGAGTGCACTCAGACTCACACTGGGACGTCGGCATCCGCCCCCCTCGCTGCTGGAATATTTGCCCTGGCACTGGAACAAAA tcCAGATCTTAACTGGAGAGACCTGCAGCACATCGTGGTCTGGACCTCAGAGTTCGATCCTCTGGCCAACAACCCCGGCTGGAAGAGGAACGGAGCAGGGCTGATGGTCAACAGCCGTTTCGGCTTCGGTCTCCTCAACGCCAAAGCTCTGGTGGACCTCGCTGACCCGGCCACGTGGAAGCATGTGCCTGAGAAGAAGCAGTGTATCGTCAGAGATGATTCTTTCCAGCCCAG GGAGCTGAAGGCAGCGGGGGAGATCACTATAGAGATCCCAACCAAAGCCTGCGCCGGGCAGGAGAACGCCGTCCGCTCATTGGAGCATGTGCAGGTGGAAGCCAGCATCGAGTACACCAGGAGAGGAGACCTGCACATAACACTCACCTCCCCAGCCG GCACCAGCACAGTGCTGCTGGCTGAGCGAGAGAGGGACACGTCCTCTAACGGCTTCAGAAACTGGGACTTCATGTCTGTCCATACGTGGGGAGAAGATCCTGCTGGTACCTGGACCCTGAAGATCACAGATACT TCGGGCCGTTTGCAGAACGAGGGTCGGATTTTGAACTGGAAGCTGATTCTTCACGGGACGTCAGAGAAGCCAGATCACTTGAAGAAACCCAGAGTGTACATCCCCTACAACGCTGTGCAGAACGACCGCCGTGGCGTGGAGCATATGGATGACATGTTGGAG GAGCCCACTCAGGCCTATCCACCTCCAAAGACTGAGACTGCACACGCCTCCCTTCCTTCCAACCCAGAGAAGGAGCCCAAAAAGCTCTCAAACCCCCCCTACTCACCCTCCCTGGCCCTGCTGCGTCTCCTTCAGACGGCTTTCAACAGGCAGACCCCCGTCCTGCAGCCGCCCCAGTCCGCATCCAAGGCCTCCTCCGCCtggaggaagcagcagcagccggacCGGAGCCTCTCTTCTCCTGCAACGAGACTCCCCCCTCAGAGGTTATACCAGGCCCTGGACATGATCAACAGGTACCGCGGCCCCGAGGACAGTGTCTACAGTGACTACAGTGACGGCTTCTACAGCACCAAGCCGTACAGGCACAGAGATGACCGGCTGCTGCAGGCGTTGTTTGAGATGATAGATGATGACCGCCAGTGA